ATGAGTGCGGAGGACGGCATTTCGCGGCGGCGGCAATCGCAGTGCGGCGGCGCGTCACGCCCGCCGCCCGTTACTGCCCGTAGTTGACCGTGAGTTGCGCGGTGCCGATCGCCAGCGTGCCGATCTCGTGCTCGAACATCGGCGCGGGTCGGCCCTGCGCGACGCGCAGGTCGTCGCCCTTGAGCGCATAGACGGTGATCACGTAGCGGTGCGGCTTGCCCGGCGGCGGGCACGGGCCGCCGTAGCCGTCGATCCCGAAGTCGTTGCGCGCCTCGCTCGCGCCGATGCGCCGCAGGAACCCGGACGCGCTCGCGTCGGCCGGCAGGCTCGTGACCGTCGCCGGAATGCCCGCGACGGCCCAGTGCCACCAGCCGTGCCCCGGCGCATCGGGATCGAAGACCGTGACCGCATAGCCGCGCGTGCCGGGCGGCGGGTTGTGCCAGGTGAGCTGCGGCGAGTGATTGCCGCCCTTGCAGTCGCCGCGGTCGAACACGTTCGCGGCGCGGACGCGCCCGCCCGGCGTCAGGTCGTCGCTCGTCACGGTGAACGGGCCTTCCGCATGCGCGGGCAGGGTGGAGAGGACGGCGGCGTAAAGGAGGGCGACGAGGAACGGCGACGGGCGACCCGATGGCGCAGGCGGAGTGATCCGGCGATCCACACGCATATGGCGCTTCTCCCGTCACGTGGTCCGGACCGATGCGTCCGGCGTTGTTGGCGTAGTGCGTTGCCTGCGCAGCTGATGGCAGCGATGGATCAAGTCTAGCATTAGGGTTCGATGAGCGATGCACGCCGCGACGCGTGGTCGCGATCGTTTCCCGCGCGAATCGGCGGACGCAAAATCGACGGACGAAAAAAAGCCGCCCGCGATGAAGCGGGCGGCTCGTTCAGCCAGGACGCCGGCCAGCGGGCCGGCGCGGCGTCAGTCCTTCGGGGACGTCGCGCCGCCGTGCGCCGCCGACCACTCGGCCGGTGCGTGCAGGAATTTCTCGACTTCGTCGAGCGTCTTCGTCTCGAAGTAGCCCGAGGCCTTCGCGACGCGCAGCACGTCCCACCACGTGGCGAGCGCGTGCAGGTCGACGTCGATGTCCTTCAGGACCGACACGCTTTCCTTGAAGATGTTGTAGTGGAACAGCACGAAGCAGTGGTTCACCGTCGCGCCCGCGGTGCGCAGCGCATTGACGAAGTTGATCTTGCTGCGGCTGTCGGTCGTCAGGTCTTCCACCAGCAGCACGCGCGAGCCTTCTTCCAGATGGCCTTCGATCTGCGCGTTGCGGCCGAAACCCTTCGGCTTTTTGCGCACGTACTGCATCGGCACCATCATCCTGTCGGCGATCCAGGCCGCGAACGGGATGCCGGCCGTCTCGCCGCCCGCCACCGCGTCGATCTGCTCGAAGCCGATGTCGCGCGTGATCGTCGTTTCCGCCATTTCCATCAGCGCGCGGCGCACGCGCGGATACGAAATCAGCTTGCGGCAGTCGATATAGACGGGGCTTGCCCAGCCGGACGTGAAGATGAACGGTTTTTCTGCGTTGAAGTGCACTGCCTGTACTTCGAGCAGGATTTTGGCGGTCGTATCCGAGATCGACTGACGATCGTAGCCTGTCATGGGCATTCCTTGGGTGATGAGCGAAGAGCGGGCGCGGGCCCGGTGGCGCAGCAAGGGGAACCTGCCCAGGGGGCCGGGGCGCGATCGGAGGGCCAATCGCATCGCTGCGCGCGTAGCCGGCTATTTTACCCGATTCAGGCCGGTTTTCGGCGGAATTCGCGCGGGTTCGCCGCGCGGCTCACCACCGGCGAAACAAGCGGGGCCGGATCGCTCGCGCGCTGATGCGGAGGATGCGGCGCTGCACCAACATGCGTCATTTAGGGGGTGTACACTAGGCGGCCCTTAGAAATCGTTCAGTACTTTGTACTTTCCTCTTGCCACCCGCCAAGGTTCGATGGCGTGCCGACCCGGCGCGTCGCGTGCCGTCTCGCAGTCGACCACCCCCTCGATTCAAGCAGACGCGGCCGAAGGTGCTGCGTACTGAACCGTCAATATTTCGCATGTCTCTCGCAGGTCAATCATGGACGAACAACTGAAGCAGGCCGCACTCGCTTATCACCTGAACCCGAAACCCGGCAAGATTTCGGTCACCCCGACCAAGCCGCTGTCGAACCAGCTCGATCTGTCGCTCGCGTATTCGCCGGGCGTCGCTGCAGCGTGCGAAGCGATCCACGCCGATCCGCTCGACGCGCAGAAGTACACGTCGCGCGGCAACCTCGTCGGCGTCATCACGAACGGCACCGCCGTGCTCGGCCTCGGCAACATCGGCCCGCTCGCCGCGAAGCCGGTGATGGAAGGCAAGGGCTGCCTCTTCAAGAAATTCGCGGGCATCGACGTGTTCGACATCGAACTGTCGGAGTCCGACCCCGACAAGCTCGTCGAGGCGATCGCAATGCTCGAGCCGACGCTCGGCGGCATCAACCTCGAGGACATCAAGGCGCCGGAATGCTTCTACATCGAGCAGAAGCTGCGCGAGCGCATGAAGATCCCCGTCTTCCACGATGACCAGCACGGCACCGCGATCATCGCGTCGGCCGCGATCCTGAACGGCCTGAAGGTCGTCGGCAAGAAGCTGTCCGACGTGAAGCTCGTGTGCTCGGGCGCGGGCGCGGCCGCGATCGCGTGTCTGGACCTGCTGGTGAACCTCGGCCTCACGAAGTCGAACATCCTCGTCGCCGATTCGAAGGGCGTGATCTACGAAGGGCGCGGCAACCTCGATCCGTCGAAGCAGCGCTATGCGGCGACCACCGACGCACGCACGCTCGCCGACGCGATCGTCGGCGCGGACGTGTTCCTCGGCTGCTCGAGCGCGGGCGTGCTGAAGCAGGACATGGTCAAGACGATGGGCGACCGCCCGCTGATCCTGGCGCTCGCGAACCCGGAACCGGAAATCCGCCCGGAAGACGCGAAG
The nucleotide sequence above comes from Burkholderia sp. HI2500. Encoded proteins:
- a CDS encoding YbhB/YbcL family Raf kinase inhibitor-like protein; the protein is MRVDRRITPPAPSGRPSPFLVALLYAAVLSTLPAHAEGPFTVTSDDLTPGGRVRAANVFDRGDCKGGNHSPQLTWHNPPPGTRGYAVTVFDPDAPGHGWWHWAVAGIPATVTSLPADASASGFLRRIGASEARNDFGIDGYGGPCPPPGKPHRYVITVYALKGDDLRVAQGRPAPMFEHEIGTLAIGTAQLTVNYGQ
- a CDS encoding orotate phosphoribosyltransferase, whose amino-acid sequence is MTGYDRQSISDTTAKILLEVQAVHFNAEKPFIFTSGWASPVYIDCRKLISYPRVRRALMEMAETTITRDIGFEQIDAVAGGETAGIPFAAWIADRMMVPMQYVRKKPKGFGRNAQIEGHLEEGSRVLLVEDLTTDSRSKINFVNALRTAGATVNHCFVLFHYNIFKESVSVLKDIDVDLHALATWWDVLRVAKASGYFETKTLDEVEKFLHAPAEWSAAHGGATSPKD